The sequence TTCAGAAGCAATTCGAAGGTTGCAAGTAATAATGCCGCCGCGACTGTCGCAGCTACTGCGACAGGATTAGGCGGCGACGCCAaattaagtggtgaaataaagTGGGAATTGCGTCCAGGAGGTATGCTAGTTCAAAAAAGAGAAAGTGTAGAGAAGGATGGAGAATCAATCATCACCCTTAGAGTCTCTACTGTTACTCAATGGCATGACATTTCTATACAAGCTACTTCATCTTTTGGTAAGTTTCCTTTTCTTTGGTCACTTTTACTATATACTAAAAACAACAAATTGATGGTTTGGGttaaaataaggtcaaaattttGATACGGGTCATGATCAAACTCGTTTAAACTTAAACGTTTTAACTATCAGGTCATAGTCCAGCTCGCTCAACTCGTTCTGACTTAAACGTTTTAACTATTATGTCATAGTCTAGCTCGCTCGACTCGATCAAACTCTTTCCTTTCTCTTTTactttttcgaaaaaaaattttAACCTAATGTTTTGTTTTCTTAACTTCTTCCAACTATAATTCCCaatttttaagtttgattttgtatatttaaGTTTTGATGGCATCTTGACTGGTCAAATTACACTACTTTGACCCATTTTTATGACTCAAATAGTATCAATAGTCATTTGTCAGGTTGAAACCAATTCGTTTGAACTTAATCAGATTGGAcggattactaaaataaatatgttaCATTCTTCCAACTCTACTGTATAccattataatttttaaatcgtGACATGTACATTTAACATTAATTATTCAGAAATTGATTGTGTGATTTATTGTTCACAGGAGAATTAAAGATGATACTGGCAATGGTAACTGGTTTAGAGCCAAAGGAGCAAAGGCTATTATACAgaggaaaagaaagagaagattaTGAATACTTGCACATGGTGGGGGTAAAAGACAAGGACAAAGTGTTACTCTTTGAAGATCCAGCAATCAAAGAAAGGAAACTTCTTAATTTAGCTGCAACAAATGGACGTGTCCAAGTCATAGGATCCACTTACCACACCATTTgtgtctaaaaataataatataatcctCGTACTAATAGTTAACATTGTGATTAATTAGTGTGCAATTATGTATAATTTCTTTGcccctaaaaaatttaaaactaaNNNNNNNNNNNNNNNNNNNNNNNNNNNNNNNNNNNNNNNNNNNNNNNNNNNNNNNNNNNNNNNNNNNNNNNNNNNNNNNNNNNNNNNNNNNNNNNNNNNNNNNNNNNNNNNNNNNNNNNNNNNNNNNNNNNNNNNNNNNNNNNNNNNNNNNNNNNNNNNNNNNNNNNNNNNNNNNNNNNNNNNNNNNNNNNNNNNNNNNNNNNNNNNNNNNNNNNNNNNNNNNNNNNNNNNNNNNNNNNNNNNNNNNNNNNNNNNNNNNNNNNNNNNNNNNNNNNNNNNNNNNNNNNNNNNNNNNNNNNNNNNNNNNNNNNNNNNNNNNNNNNNNNNNNNNNNNNNNNNNNNNNNNNNNNNNNNNNNNNNNNNNNNNNNNNNNNNNNNNNNNNNNNNNNNNNNNNNNNNNNNNNNNNNNNNNNNNNNNNNNNNNNNNNNNNNNNNNNNNNNNNNNNNNNNNNNNNNN comes from Capsicum annuum cultivar UCD-10X-F1 chromosome 2, UCD10Xv1.1, whole genome shotgun sequence and encodes:
- the LOC107861491 gene encoding BAG family molecular chaperone regulator 2, which codes for MIKLRCKKFFRSNSKVASNNAAATVAATATGLGGDAKLSGEIKWELRPGGMLVQKRESVEKDGESIITLRVSTVTQWHDISIQATSSFGELKMILAMVTGLEPKEQRLLYRGKEREDYEYLHMVGVKDKDKVLLFEDPAIKERKLLNLAATNGRVQVIGSTYHTICV